In a genomic window of Gossypium arboreum isolate Shixiya-1 chromosome 7, ASM2569848v2, whole genome shotgun sequence:
- the LOC108477525 gene encoding zinc finger BED domain-containing protein RICESLEEPER 2-like: MAHIVNLIVFEGLKEMNKSVEHVRGAVRYVRQSPARLQKLKECVVVEKIECKQMLCLDVCTRWNSTYLMLDTDQNFERAFERFEEQDTNFRVELERRKGWPSMDDWTNVRDLRDFLEHFYEVTLRISDTSYVTSNNFFDELSEIDILLRDAQLNSNVDFNVMAIKMKEKCDKYWGDIDKMNLLMFVSCVLDPRQKLKYLEFALSEMSSSEKASEMMQKLKESLYELFDEYNPSLHSTCSQSSVSTHVSLGEPQQKMKRRMQALYKKRELEICGEDKTFELDKYLAEANEEFVEYFDILLWWKVNSPRFPTLSKMARDVLAIPVSTVASKSAFSTGGRAIDQYRSSLTPKIVQALVCTQDWIRKSSSQEDIKKIEEQIQELDKIENGIFIVLF, from the coding sequence ATGGCACACATTGTGAATTTGATTGTTTTTGAAGGCTTAAAGGAAATGAATAAATCTGTTGAACATGTTAGGGGGGCTGTTAGATATGTGAGACAATCTCCAGCTAGATTACAAAAGCTTAAGGAGTGTGTTGTGGTAGAAAAGATAGAGTGCAAGCAGATGTTGTGTCTTGATGTTTGTACTAGGTGGAACTCGACTTACTTAATGTTAGACACTGATCAGAACTTTGAGAGAGCTTTTGAGAGATTTGAGGAGCAAGATACAAACTTTAGGGTTGAACTTGAAAGGAGAAAGGGTTGGCCTAGTATGGATGATTGGACTAATGTTAGAGACTTGAGGGATTTCTTGGAACACTTTTATGAAGTCACTTTGCGTATATCTGACACTTCATATGTCACATCCAATAATTTTTTTGATGAGCTTTCTGAAATTGATATTCTTTTACGAGATGCTCAGTTAAATAGTAATGTTGATTTCAATGTTATGGCCATCAAGATGAAAGAGAAGTGTGATAAGTATTGGGGtgatattgataagatgaatttGCTTATGTTTGTTTCTTGTGTTTTAGATCCTAGACAAAAACTAAAGTATCTTGAATTTGCACTTAGTGAAATGTCTAGTTCTGAAAAAGCTTCTGAAATGATGCAAAAATTGAAGGAATCTTTGTATGAATTGTTTGATGAGTATAATCCTTCACTTCATAGTACTTGTAGCCAATCGAGTGTGTCAACACATGTTTCTCTCGGTGAACCACAACAAAAAATGAAAAGGCGAATGCAAGCTTTGTATAAAAAACGTGAGTTGGAAATTTGTGGTGAGGATAAAACATTTGAGTTGGATAAATATCTAGCTGAGGCTAATGAGGAATTTGttgaatattttgatattttattgtgGTGGAAAGTGAATAGCCCTAGATTTCCCACTCTTTCAAAAATGGCCAGAGATGTGTTAGCTATACCGGTTTCTACGGTTGCTTCAAAGTCTGCATTTAGCACCGGGGGACGTGCGATTGATCAATATAGGAGTTCTTTAACTCCTAAAATAGTACAAGCTCTTGTGTGTACTCAAGATTGGATTCGAAAATCATCATCACAAGAAGACATCAAAAAGATTGAAGAACAAATCCAAGAGCTTGACAAGATTGAAAATggtatatttattgttttattttaa